A single genomic interval of Nonomuraea rubra harbors:
- a CDS encoding polysaccharide lyase 8 family protein, with protein MRSSDASRSLATRDFEALRTTAATLLTGGDFDITDPVYARPLAALSERAATWLAQMVPGLIWPDLPLEGRPGHVTGSYGRLRAIVTAWATPGTAQHGDEAVAAKVIEALDLLYERHYHERLPETGNWWFWEIGTPAELSRACVLLGDRLDEGRLGAYLGAIDRFCPDADRRAGRPDASESGANRADKAAIVAFRGVAGRSADKLALARDGLSDVRDAGRHSVFGYVDTGDGFHRDGSFIQHAVVAYTGSYGLSLLIAVAETVALLHGSPWEITDPGRRVVLDAVERSFAPFVHDGLLMDTVRGRATSRQAFPDSVAGHGATGAVLLLARSAPEPYRSRFRSLAKGWIERGRALPYLEHASVAETRRAVEVLDDKTIEAATGPDGHFVFPSMDRVVHRRPGWTVAISMSSQRTAAYEAINGENRHGWYTGDGMTYLYTGDLDHYGRDFWPTVDPYRLPGITVDPREREDLDFRVHRPPTAWAGGVALDGLYGVSAMELIGDGVSLRARKSWFCLDSAVVALGSGISSSDGRPIETVIENRATTAEPHVGDGWAHLPGTGGYVFEGARMLVETRTGRWRDINTGDDTAGAFEPVTRRYVTFWFDHGVDPVDASYAYVLLPNATRARTRFLRGAHPARVLSNTPELQAVETRALFGATFWSPGSAWIVSVDRPCVVMARRASRRLLLAVADPARTADVITVTLDRAVGGIVRADDTVTVRTGKKPVIVVRAGGSLGRSHSVELTDYGPRTPRGGR; from the coding sequence ATGCGCTCATCCGACGCCTCGCGATCGCTCGCCACGCGCGACTTCGAGGCACTACGCACGACCGCCGCGACCCTCCTCACCGGCGGGGACTTCGACATCACCGACCCGGTCTACGCCCGGCCGCTGGCCGCGCTGAGCGAGCGGGCGGCCACCTGGCTGGCCCAGATGGTGCCCGGCCTGATCTGGCCCGACCTGCCGCTCGAAGGCCGCCCGGGGCACGTGACCGGCAGCTACGGGCGGTTGCGCGCCATCGTGACCGCCTGGGCCACGCCGGGCACCGCCCAGCACGGCGACGAGGCCGTGGCGGCGAAGGTGATCGAGGCGCTCGACCTGCTCTACGAGCGGCACTACCACGAGCGCCTGCCCGAGACCGGCAACTGGTGGTTCTGGGAGATCGGCACGCCCGCCGAGCTGAGCCGGGCGTGCGTGCTGCTCGGCGACCGGCTCGACGAGGGCCGGCTGGGGGCCTACCTCGGGGCGATCGACCGGTTCTGCCCCGACGCCGACCGCCGCGCCGGCCGTCCCGACGCCAGCGAGAGCGGCGCCAACCGGGCCGACAAGGCCGCCATCGTGGCCTTCCGCGGCGTGGCGGGGCGCAGCGCGGACAAGCTGGCGCTGGCCCGCGACGGGCTCTCCGACGTGCGCGACGCCGGGCGGCACAGCGTGTTCGGCTACGTCGACACGGGCGACGGCTTCCACCGCGACGGCTCGTTCATCCAGCACGCCGTGGTCGCCTACACGGGCTCGTACGGGCTGTCCCTGCTCATCGCGGTCGCCGAGACCGTGGCGCTGCTGCACGGCTCACCCTGGGAGATCACCGACCCGGGACGGCGGGTGGTGCTGGACGCCGTGGAACGTTCCTTCGCACCGTTCGTCCACGACGGGCTGCTCATGGACACCGTCAGGGGCCGGGCCACCAGCAGGCAGGCGTTCCCCGACAGCGTGGCGGGGCACGGCGCGACCGGGGCGGTGCTGCTGCTGGCGCGCAGCGCGCCCGAGCCGTACCGGAGCCGGTTCAGGTCGCTGGCCAAGGGCTGGATCGAGCGGGGCAGGGCGCTGCCGTACCTGGAGCACGCGAGCGTCGCGGAGACCCGGCGGGCGGTCGAGGTGCTGGACGACAAGACGATCGAGGCCGCGACGGGGCCCGACGGGCACTTCGTGTTCCCCTCCATGGACCGGGTCGTGCACCGGCGGCCGGGGTGGACGGTGGCGATCAGCATGTCGTCGCAGCGGACCGCCGCGTACGAGGCGATCAACGGCGAGAACCGGCACGGCTGGTACACCGGCGACGGCATGACCTACCTCTACACCGGCGACCTGGACCACTACGGCCGCGACTTCTGGCCGACGGTGGACCCGTACCGGCTGCCGGGGATCACGGTGGACCCGCGCGAGCGCGAGGACCTCGACTTCCGCGTGCACCGGCCGCCCACCGCGTGGGCGGGCGGGGTGGCGCTCGACGGCCTGTACGGCGTCAGCGCCATGGAGCTGATCGGCGACGGCGTGAGCCTGCGGGCGCGCAAGTCGTGGTTCTGCCTCGACTCGGCCGTGGTGGCGCTGGGCAGCGGCATCTCCAGCTCCGACGGCCGCCCCATCGAGACCGTGATCGAGAACCGCGCGACCACCGCCGAGCCGCACGTCGGCGACGGCTGGGCGCACCTACCGGGGACGGGCGGCTACGTGTTCGAGGGCGCCAGGATGCTCGTGGAGACGCGTACGGGCCGCTGGCGCGACATCAACACGGGCGACGACACCGCGGGCGCCTTCGAGCCCGTCACGCGCCGCTACGTGACGTTCTGGTTCGACCACGGCGTGGACCCGGTGGACGCTTCCTACGCGTACGTGCTGCTGCCCAACGCCACCCGCGCGCGGACCCGCTTCCTGCGCGGCGCCCATCCCGCGCGGGTGCTGTCCAACACGCCCGAGCTGCAGGCGGTGGAGACGCGGGCGCTGTTCGGGGCCACGTTCTGGAGCCCGGGCAGCGCGTGGATCGTGAGCGTGGACCGGCCGTGCGTGGTGATGGCGCGCCGGGCGAGCCGCCGGCTCCTGCTGGCCGTGGCCGACCCGGCCAGGACGGCGGACGTCATCACGGTCACGCTGGACCGGGCGGTGGGCGGGATCGTGCGCGCCGACGACACGGTCACGGTGCGGACCGGCAAGAAACCCGTCATCGTGGTCAGGGCCGGCGGGTCGCTGGGGCGCTCCCACAGCGTGGAGCTCACCGACTACGGGCCACGCACTCCTCGAGGTGGTCGTTGA